From the genome of Hymenobacter sp. PAMC 26628, one region includes:
- a CDS encoding DUF2079 domain-containing protein — MDAAAPLPWRHRPAVLLALAGAVYALVSLVNHYNFRTAALDLGLAAQVVGDWAHLRAANTSLLIDSPPTNFLSVHFSLTPALGVPLYWLVGGAWALLLVQLGAVLLGGLGVWRYARAQGASGGEAQWALAFFSVQWGLLSALGFDYHDNVVGAMALPWLALWVTQGRWGPAAAAGGLLLASKENMALWLVFVLLGLAWQHRRRRGVAAGLGLAAAGALGYFLLVTRWAMPALDVAHRPFGQAVRYQQWGPTVPAAAANLLRHPALLWQALFQNTLPDAAYNYIKLEFWLALLCSGGLALLRRPWYALMLAPVIGQKLLANDPALWGINSQYSIEFAPVLALALADALRHWPAGAPARRRAWQLALAGAAAFTLVTLYTRQSKWYDRTATNFLTGRHYRSPYDRGALRAALARLPAEGAVSAQSNLTPHLSAPRRLYLFPALRDAQFVVLLRQPDEAAAWPLRPEQTPQVLAQLRQRPDFRVFFEDAQLVIFARRGPVRNPAEVLQF; from the coding sequence ATGGACGCTGCTGCGCCCTTGCCCTGGCGCCACCGCCCGGCCGTGCTCCTGGCCCTGGCCGGGGCCGTGTACGCGCTGGTGTCGCTTGTCAACCACTACAATTTCCGCACGGCGGCGCTCGACCTGGGCCTCGCCGCGCAGGTGGTGGGCGACTGGGCGCACCTGCGCGCGGCCAACACCAGCCTGCTGATTGATTCGCCGCCGACCAATTTTCTCTCCGTCCACTTCAGCCTGACGCCGGCCCTGGGCGTGCCGCTGTACTGGCTGGTGGGCGGCGCCTGGGCCCTGCTGCTGGTGCAGCTCGGCGCCGTGTTGCTGGGCGGGCTGGGCGTGTGGCGCTACGCCCGTGCCCAAGGGGCCAGCGGCGGCGAGGCTCAGTGGGCCCTGGCGTTTTTCAGCGTGCAATGGGGCCTGTTGTCGGCGTTGGGGTTTGATTACCACGACAATGTGGTGGGCGCTATGGCCCTGCCATGGCTGGCGCTGTGGGTGACGCAGGGCCGCTGGGGCCCGGCAGCAGCGGCGGGCGGGCTGCTGCTGGCAAGCAAAGAGAACATGGCCCTGTGGCTGGTATTTGTGCTGCTGGGCCTGGCCTGGCAGCACCGCCGCCGCCGGGGCGTGGCGGCGGGCCTGGGGCTGGCCGCGGCGGGGGCCCTGGGTTACTTCCTGCTGGTTACGCGCTGGGCCATGCCGGCGCTCGACGTGGCCCACCGGCCGTTTGGGCAGGCGGTGCGCTACCAGCAGTGGGGCCCCACGGTGCCCGCGGCGGCAGCCAACCTGCTGCGCCACCCGGCCCTGCTGTGGCAGGCGCTGTTCCAAAACACGCTGCCCGACGCGGCCTACAACTACATCAAGCTGGAGTTTTGGCTGGCGCTACTGTGCTCGGGCGGGCTGGCGCTGCTGCGGCGGCCCTGGTACGCGCTGATGCTGGCGCCCGTCATTGGCCAGAAGCTGCTGGCCAACGACCCGGCCTTGTGGGGCATCAACTCGCAGTATTCCATTGAGTTTGCCCCGGTGCTGGCCCTGGCCCTGGCCGATGCCCTGCGGCACTGGCCCGCCGGGGCCCCGGCGCGGCGGCGCGCCTGGCAGCTGGCGCTGGCTGGCGCGGCCGCCTTCACGCTCGTCACGCTCTACACCCGCCAGAGCAAGTGGTACGACCGCACCGCCACCAACTTCCTCACCGGCCGCCACTACCGCTCGCCCTACGACCGCGGCGCGCTGCGGGCCGCCCTGGCCCGGCTGCCGGCCGAAGGCGCGGTCAGCGCGCAGTCCAACCTGACGCCCCACCTGTCCGCGCCCCGGCGACTCTACCTATTCCCGGCGCTGCGCGACGCCCAGTTTGTGGTGCTGCTGCGCCAGCCCGACGAGGCCGCCGCCTGGCCCCTGCGCCCCGAGCAAACCCCGCAAGTATTGGCCCAGTTGCGCCAGCGCCCCGACTTCCGGGTGTTTTTCGAAGACGCCCAACTCGTCATCTTTGCCCGGCGGGGCCCCGTGCGCAACCCGGCCGAAGTACTCCAGTTTTAG